A DNA window from Melanotaenia boesemani isolate fMelBoe1 chromosome 6, fMelBoe1.pri, whole genome shotgun sequence contains the following coding sequences:
- the trhra gene encoding thyrotropin-releasing hormone receptor: MENLTMDNLTMENDTSLHDNQTLGVWTDYSVEYKVMSVFLVTLICGVGIVGNAMVILVVLTTKHMRTPTNCYLVSLAVADLMVLTAAGLPNITDALRGQWVYGYAGCLGITYFQYLGINASSCSITAFTVERYIAICHPIKAQFLCTLTRAKKIIMLVWTLTSVYCFMWLFLSDTKKLVYDNVVLLTCAYKVSRSHYLPIYFTDFTVFYVLPLMLATVLYGLIARILFLNPLPSDPKGGSKKWKREMSQGGRMVSTCSSSSTTAASRRQVTKMLAVVVILFALLWMPYRTLVVVNSFLDKAYLDTWFLLFCRLCIYLNSAINPVIYNAMSQKFRTAFKKLCHCGPQRAEKPTASYSVALTYSVIKEMSNGESPDHFTTEMDKLHSPTDQYLPDSILPSAQKMLYEQSSLSGRDLKA; the protein is encoded by the exons ATGGAAAACCTCACCATGGATAACCTGACTATGGAGAATGACACATCGCTGCACGACAACCAGACCCTGGGTGTTTGGACTGACTACTCTGTTGAATACAAAGTGATGAGCGTGTTTTTGGTAACCCTCATATGCGGGGTGGGGATCGTGGGGAACGCGATGGTCATACTTGTGGTCCTGACCACCAAACACATGCGGACTCCCACTAACTGTTACCTGGTGAGCTTGGCGGTCGCAGACCTGATGGTCCTGACGGCCGCCGGGCTGCCCAACATCACCGACGCCCTGCGTGGACAGTGGGTATACGGCTACGCGGGCTGCCTGGGGATCACTTATTTCCAGTACCTCGGAATAAACGCATCCTCCTGCTCCATCACCGCCTTCACAGTGGAGCGCTACATCGCCATCTGTCACCCCATCAAAGCGCAGTTCTTGTGCACTCTAACCAGGGCTAAGAAGATCATCATGCTGGTGTGGACGCTCACTTCTGTCTACTGCTTCATGTGGCTCTTTCTCTCAGATACCAAAAAGTTGGTGTACGACAACGTGGTACTGCTCACCTGCGCCTACAAAGTGTCCAGGAGTCACTACCTCCCCATTTACTTCACGGATTTTACGGTGTTTTACGTGCTGCCGCTCATGCTGGCCACGGTTTTATACGGACTGATCGCCAGGATACTTTTCCTCAATCCGCTGCCTTCAGACCCAAAGGGCGGCAGCAAGAAGTGGAAGAGGGAGATGAGTCAGGGAGGAAGGATGGTCAGCACCTGCTCCTCCAGCAGCACCACGGCTGCCTCTCGCAGACAG GTGACAAAGATGCTAGCTGTGGTGGTGATCCTCTTCGCCTTACTTTGGATGCCCTATCGGACCTTAGTGGTGGTCAACTCTTTCCTGGACAAAGCCTACCTGGACACCTGGTTCCTGCTCTTCTGCCGTCTCTGCATCTATCTAAACAGTGCGATCAACCCAGTCATCTACAACGCCATGTCCCAGAAATTCCGCACTGCTTTTAAGAAGTTGTGTCACTGTGGTCCTCAGCGCGCAGAGAAACCTACAGCATCCTACAGCGTGGCGCTTACCTACAGCGTCATCAAAGAGATGTCCAACGGGGAGAGTCCGGACCATTTCACGACAGAAATGGACAAGCTGCACTCACCAACTGATCAGTACCTACCTGACAGCATCCTGCCAAGTGCCCAAAAAATGCTGTATGAGCAGTCGTCCCTGTCTGGCAGAGATCTTAAAGCCTGA